The Candidatus Binatus sp. genome has a window encoding:
- a CDS encoding NADH-quinone oxidoreductase subunit B: MAEITNGNQLSKGDEILLGDTAVLTRLDKAIGWARKFSIFPYPFATACCAMEYMALSMTPYDIDRFGALLPRFTPRQADLLMVIGTVTVRQGPILRRVYDQMAEPKWVMAFGACASTGGFYDNYATLPGIDRIVPVDVYVPGCPPRPEGVLDALMALQRKIQGQKQKLMALDEKHQTA; this comes from the coding sequence ATGGCTGAAATTACAAACGGGAATCAGTTGTCCAAGGGCGACGAGATTCTGCTCGGCGATACCGCGGTGCTGACCCGCCTCGACAAGGCGATCGGCTGGGCGCGCAAGTTCTCGATTTTTCCATATCCGTTCGCGACTGCGTGCTGTGCGATGGAGTACATGGCGCTCTCGATGACGCCGTACGATATCGATCGATTCGGCGCGCTGCTGCCGCGATTTACACCGCGCCAGGCCGACCTGCTGATGGTGATCGGCACGGTGACGGTGCGGCAGGGTCCGATTCTGCGCCGCGTTTACGATCAGATGGCCGAGCCCAAGTGGGTGATGGCGTTCGGCGCGTGCGCTTCGACCGGCGGCTTCTACGACAACTACGCGACGCTGCCGGGAATCGATCGAATCGTGCCGGTTGATGTGTACGTGCCGGGATGCCCGCCGCGGCCCGAGGGCGTGCTCGACGCGCTGATGGCGTTGCAGCGGAAAATTCAGGGGCAGAAGCAGAAACTGATGGCGCTCGACGAGAAGCATCAGACGGCCTGA
- the nuoF gene encoding NADH-quinone oxidoreductase subunit NuoF, whose translation MMERILTRWMDIPELRKLDVYLANGGYKAVRKALFEMKPEEIINEVKSSNLRGRGGAAFPTGVKWSFIPKESKKPVYLCCNADESEPGTFANRYELENDPHGMLEGVIIACRAVGAHTAYVYLRGEFSIQKKILDGAIAEAYAKNLLGKNIIRSGFDLEVYTHRGAGAYICGEETGLLESLEGKRAYPRNRPPFPAIQGAFASPTVVNNVETLSNVPHIINRGADWYKAIGPEKSPGPKLFCLSGHVNKPGLYELPMGFPLKDLIYDVGGGILDGKALKGVIPGGSSFPIFTAEEAVKVNMDFDSVRAAGSLMGTAGVMVMHEDTCMVDALKTIAHFYHHESCGQCTPCREGCGWIEKLLIDLEAGRGKMDDLKILIDVAVNMEGNTICVLADSLSMPVKSFVPKYRDEFEAHVKLGRCPFKTGEQKPAEAA comes from the coding sequence ATCATGGAACGGATTCTCACGCGCTGGATGGATATCCCTGAGCTACGCAAGCTGGACGTGTACCTCGCCAACGGCGGTTACAAGGCCGTGCGCAAGGCCCTGTTCGAGATGAAGCCCGAGGAGATCATCAACGAGGTTAAGAGCTCGAATTTGCGCGGACGCGGCGGCGCGGCGTTTCCGACCGGCGTGAAGTGGAGCTTTATCCCGAAAGAATCGAAGAAGCCGGTTTACCTGTGCTGCAACGCGGACGAGAGCGAGCCGGGCACGTTTGCGAATCGCTACGAGCTCGAGAACGATCCGCACGGGATGCTCGAGGGCGTGATAATCGCGTGCCGGGCGGTCGGGGCGCATACCGCATACGTATATTTGCGCGGCGAATTTTCGATTCAGAAAAAAATCCTCGACGGCGCGATCGCGGAAGCCTACGCGAAGAATCTGCTTGGCAAGAACATCATTCGTTCGGGCTTCGACCTCGAGGTGTACACTCATCGCGGAGCTGGCGCTTATATCTGCGGCGAAGAAACCGGGCTGCTCGAATCGCTCGAGGGCAAGCGCGCGTATCCGCGCAATCGTCCGCCGTTCCCGGCAATCCAGGGTGCGTTCGCGTCGCCGACCGTAGTTAACAATGTCGAGACGCTGTCGAACGTCCCGCATATCATCAATCGCGGCGCGGACTGGTACAAAGCGATCGGGCCGGAGAAAAGTCCGGGACCGAAGCTGTTCTGCCTCTCGGGACACGTGAACAAGCCGGGACTGTACGAACTGCCGATGGGCTTTCCGCTGAAGGATCTCATCTATGATGTCGGCGGCGGCATCCTCGACGGCAAGGCGCTGAAGGGCGTTATCCCCGGCGGTTCGTCGTTCCCGATCTTCACCGCCGAGGAAGCGGTCAAGGTCAACATGGATTTTGATTCGGTGCGCGCGGCCGGATCGCTGATGGGCACCGCGGGCGTGATGGTCATGCACGAGGATACCTGCATGGTCGATGCGCTCAAGACGATCGCACATTTCTATCATCATGAATCATGCGGGCAGTGCACGCCGTGCCGCGAAGGATGCGGCTGGATCGAGAAACTGCTCATCGATCTCGAAGCGGGCCGCGGCAAGATGGACGACCTGAAAATCCTGATCGACGTCGCGGTCAACATGGAAGGCAACACGATCTGCGTGCTGGCGGACAGTCTCTCGATGCCAGTAAAAAGCTTTGTGCCGAAGTATCGCGACGAATTCGAAGCTCACGTGAAACTCGGGCGATGCCCGTTCAAGACTGGCGAGCAGAAACCCGCAGAGGCCGCCTGA
- a CDS encoding 2Fe-2S iron-sulfur cluster-binding protein codes for MPKLTIDGKEVEAADGLNLIQAAEHVGIEIPHYCYHPALTIVGNCRMCLVEIEKAPKLQIACNTKVAEGMVVHTRSDKAKAAQRAVLEFLLINHPIDCPICDQAGECKLQDYYMDYDQAPSRFPLAEKNRKGKALDIGSDVMLDQERCILCARCTRFFDEVTKTSELAIFERGDHNRIDINPGQPINNKYAGNVIDICPVGALTEKDFRFRMRVWYLHRTASVCAGCERGCSIDIHQQRGRIYRYKPRFNPGVNDYWMCDEGRHSFLGLQHETRLTTPLVQSKDELIAETWGEAIRRAATIIGNFKHQNGARSIGLVIDAHATNEEAFALKQLMNTAIGSDRIAGLSWSPPGASGDDDLLIRANKNPNTRGLAALGIAADGLDSMALAVAAGELKMLIAFRADIVRALGEAEFIKRFGALDYLLVLSTDANETCQMANQVWPLAAYPEIDGSFTNFKGRVQRIREAFPPPGDALSGLEAITRLGHALDGAERPKTAEAVFAEMANQVPAFKGLNFDGLGLHGLDLSKG; via the coding sequence ATGCCCAAGCTTACGATTGACGGTAAGGAAGTCGAAGCGGCCGACGGTCTGAATCTGATCCAGGCGGCCGAGCACGTTGGAATCGAGATACCGCACTACTGCTATCATCCGGCGCTGACGATCGTCGGCAACTGCCGGATGTGTTTGGTCGAGATCGAGAAAGCACCCAAGCTGCAGATTGCCTGCAACACCAAAGTCGCGGAAGGGATGGTCGTTCACACCCGCAGCGACAAGGCGAAGGCCGCGCAGCGAGCGGTGCTCGAGTTTTTGCTAATCAATCATCCGATCGATTGTCCGATCTGCGATCAGGCGGGCGAATGCAAGCTGCAAGACTACTACATGGATTACGACCAGGCGCCGTCGCGCTTCCCGCTCGCCGAAAAAAATCGCAAGGGCAAGGCGCTCGATATCGGCTCCGATGTGATGCTCGATCAGGAGCGATGCATCCTGTGCGCGCGCTGCACGCGATTTTTCGATGAAGTGACAAAGACGTCGGAGTTGGCGATTTTCGAGCGCGGCGATCACAATCGTATCGACATCAATCCGGGACAGCCGATCAATAACAAGTACGCGGGCAACGTGATCGATATTTGCCCAGTCGGCGCGCTTACCGAAAAAGATTTTCGGTTCCGCATGCGCGTCTGGTATCTGCATCGGACGGCGTCAGTGTGCGCCGGCTGCGAGCGCGGATGCTCGATCGATATTCATCAGCAGCGCGGACGAATCTACCGCTACAAGCCGCGCTTCAACCCGGGCGTGAACGATTACTGGATGTGCGATGAGGGCCGCCACAGTTTCCTCGGTTTGCAGCATGAGACGCGGTTAACTACGCCGCTGGTGCAGTCCAAGGACGAGTTGATCGCCGAGACGTGGGGCGAGGCGATTCGGCGCGCGGCGACGATTATCGGAAATTTCAAGCATCAGAACGGCGCGCGCTCGATCGGCCTGGTGATCGATGCGCATGCGACCAATGAAGAAGCGTTCGCGCTCAAGCAACTGATGAACACGGCGATCGGATCGGATCGAATCGCGGGACTTAGCTGGTCGCCGCCGGGCGCGAGCGGCGATGACGATTTGCTGATTCGCGCGAACAAGAATCCGAACACGCGCGGGCTCGCGGCGCTGGGTATCGCCGCAGATGGCCTTGATTCGATGGCGCTAGCGGTCGCGGCGGGCGAACTCAAGATGCTGATCGCGTTTCGCGCCGATATTGTGCGCGCGCTCGGCGAAGCCGAGTTTATCAAGCGCTTCGGCGCGCTCGATTATCTCTTGGTGCTCTCGACCGATGCGAATGAGACCTGCCAGATGGCGAACCAGGTCTGGCCGCTCGCGGCTTATCCGGAAATCGACGGCAGCTTCACCAATTTCAAGGGCCGCGTGCAGCGGATTCGCGAGGCGTTCCCCCCGCCGGGCGATGCGCTTTCGGGACTCGAGGCAATCACGCGATTGGGACACGCACTCGACGGCGCCGAGCGGCCAAAAACGGCGGAGGCGGTGTTCGCTGAGATGGCAAATCAGGTGCCGGCGTTCAAAGGACTCAATTTCGACGGCTTGGGACTGCACGGCCTCGACCTGTCGAAAGGATAG
- a CDS encoding acyl-CoA dehydrogenase, translating into MDLELTEAQRSARDTARRFAREKLGPIGVEADRTHRFPQAAVDELAKLGMLGIFLPEQYGGAGLDHVSYSLVLEELAVECASTAVIMSAHCSLASWPILGLGSEHQKNHFLPKMATGEWLGCFALTEPQAGSDAAGQKTRAVLDGDSYVINGTKNFITNAPQSKVAIVFAMTQPEKGHHGISAFAVETDTPGWAVTRVEDKMGIHGAHSAQLSFSDMRVPRENLLMGEGQGFKVAMKTLDGGRIGIASQALGIARASLEASLKYAQDRTTFGKPIAQYQAIQWKLADMAVEIDAARLLTHRAATLKDRGLACTKESAMAKLFAAETAMKSATEAVQIHGGYGYTKEFKVERYFRDAKITEIYEGTSEIQRLVIAGSVLENR; encoded by the coding sequence ATGGATCTTGAATTGACTGAGGCGCAACGCAGCGCGCGCGATACCGCGCGCCGCTTTGCGCGCGAAAAGCTCGGGCCGATCGGCGTCGAAGCCGACCGAACCCATCGCTTTCCGCAGGCCGCCGTCGACGAACTCGCGAAACTCGGGATGCTCGGAATTTTTCTGCCCGAGCAGTATGGCGGCGCCGGCCTCGATCACGTCAGCTATTCGCTGGTGCTCGAGGAGCTGGCCGTCGAATGCGCTTCGACCGCGGTGATCATGTCGGCGCATTGTTCGCTCGCGTCGTGGCCGATTCTCGGCCTCGGCTCCGAGCATCAGAAGAATCATTTTCTGCCGAAGATGGCAACGGGTGAATGGCTCGGATGCTTTGCGTTGACGGAGCCGCAGGCGGGCTCCGACGCCGCCGGCCAGAAGACCCGCGCTGTGCTCGATGGCGACTCGTACGTGATCAACGGCACCAAGAATTTCATTACCAACGCGCCGCAATCTAAGGTTGCGATCGTGTTTGCGATGACTCAGCCCGAGAAGGGGCATCACGGGATCAGTGCGTTCGCGGTCGAGACCGATACGCCGGGATGGGCGGTTACGCGGGTCGAAGACAAGATGGGAATCCATGGCGCGCATTCGGCGCAACTGAGTTTCTCCGATATGCGCGTGCCGCGCGAGAACTTGTTGATGGGCGAAGGGCAGGGCTTCAAGGTTGCAATGAAAACGCTCGACGGCGGACGGATTGGGATCGCGTCGCAGGCGCTGGGAATCGCGCGCGCGTCGCTCGAGGCGTCGCTGAAGTACGCGCAGGATCGCACCACCTTCGGCAAGCCGATCGCGCAATACCAGGCGATTCAGTGGAAGCTCGCCGACATGGCGGTCGAGATCGATGCGGCGCGCCTGCTGACTCATCGCGCGGCCACGCTGAAGGATCGCGGTCTCGCGTGCACCAAGGAATCCGCGATGGCAAAATTGTTCGCCGCGGAAACCGCGATGAAATCCGCGACTGAAGCCGTGCAAATCCACGGCGGCTATGGTTATACGAAAGAGTTCAAAGTCGAGCGCTATTTTCGCGACGCGAAGATCACTGAAATTTACGAAGGCACTTCCGAGATTCAACGCCTGGTGATCGCGGGCAGCGTGCTCGAGAACCGTTGA
- a CDS encoding methylmalonyl-CoA mutase, with protein sequence MDKKNWLDTTYKKAAERPIRFSTVSDMELEPLYTPADVSGSYDEALGNPGEYPYTRGVYGSMYRGRLWTMRQFAGFGLAEDTNARFHFLLGQGQDGLSTAFDMPTLMGYDADHERALGEVGREGVSVSTVYDMATLFDRIPLDRVTTSMTVNCSASVLLAMYLIVAERNGIPWERVGGTIQNDMLKEYIAQKEWICPPRPALRIVTDMIEFCARKVPRWHAVSISGYHIREAGSTAVQELAFTIADGICYVEDAVKRGLNVDEFAPRLSFFWNLHNDFLEEIAKLRAARRMWARIMKERFGAKDPKSMLLRTHAQTAGASLTAQQPINNVVRVGIQALAGVLGGVQSLHTNSMDETLALPTEQAVMVALRTQQIIAEETGVTNTIDPFGGSYAVEALTDRMEREAMEYIRRIDEMGGMIKAIETGYPQREIAEAAFHFQRQLEQGIKTVVGVNKYSIPEEIPIPTLKIDAAIEEKQIQRVRKVKRERNSVAVREALTRIGEACRSGENLMEPICEAVRRDATVGEVSDIFRAEFGVYTDPGWL encoded by the coding sequence GTGGACAAAAAAAATTGGCTCGACACCACCTATAAGAAAGCCGCCGAACGGCCGATCCGATTTTCGACCGTGTCGGACATGGAGTTGGAGCCGCTTTACACGCCCGCCGATGTTAGCGGCTCGTACGACGAAGCGCTGGGGAATCCCGGCGAGTATCCGTACACCCGCGGAGTTTACGGCTCGATGTATCGCGGGCGGCTCTGGACGATGCGCCAGTTCGCGGGCTTCGGGCTCGCCGAGGACACCAACGCGCGATTTCATTTTCTCCTGGGCCAGGGCCAGGACGGACTTTCGACCGCGTTCGATATGCCGACCCTGATGGGCTACGACGCGGACCACGAGCGCGCGCTCGGCGAGGTTGGACGCGAGGGCGTTTCGGTCTCGACCGTGTACGACATGGCGACGCTGTTCGATCGAATCCCGCTCGATCGCGTTACCACGTCGATGACGGTGAACTGCTCGGCGTCGGTGTTGCTCGCGATGTATCTGATCGTCGCGGAGCGCAATGGAATTCCGTGGGAGCGCGTGGGCGGAACGATCCAGAACGATATGCTGAAGGAGTATATCGCGCAGAAGGAGTGGATTTGCCCGCCGCGGCCGGCGCTCAGAATCGTCACCGACATGATCGAATTTTGCGCGCGCAAGGTTCCGCGCTGGCATGCCGTTTCGATCTCCGGCTATCACATCCGCGAGGCCGGCTCGACCGCCGTGCAGGAATTGGCGTTCACGATCGCCGATGGCATTTGTTACGTCGAGGATGCGGTGAAGCGCGGTCTCAACGTCGATGAATTTGCGCCGCGCCTGTCGTTCTTCTGGAACCTGCACAACGATTTTCTCGAAGAGATCGCCAAACTTCGCGCGGCGCGCCGGATGTGGGCGCGCATCATGAAGGAGCGCTTCGGCGCAAAGGATCCGAAGTCGATGCTGCTGCGGACGCACGCGCAGACCGCCGGCGCGTCGCTCACAGCGCAGCAACCTATTAACAACGTGGTGCGGGTGGGAATCCAGGCGCTGGCCGGAGTGCTCGGCGGCGTGCAATCGCTGCATACTAATTCGATGGACGAGACGCTCGCGCTACCGACCGAGCAGGCCGTCATGGTGGCGCTGCGCACGCAGCAAATCATCGCGGAAGAAACCGGCGTCACCAATACGATCGATCCATTCGGCGGCAGCTACGCGGTAGAAGCGCTGACGGATCGGATGGAACGCGAGGCGATGGAGTATATCCGGCGCATCGACGAGATGGGCGGGATGATCAAGGCGATCGAGACCGGCTATCCGCAGCGCGAAATCGCGGAAGCGGCGTTCCATTTCCAGCGCCAACTCGAGCAGGGAATCAAGACGGTCGTCGGCGTGAACAAATATTCGATCCCCGAGGAAATTCCGATCCCGACGCTCAAGATCGACGCCGCAATCGAAGAGAAGCAGATTCAGCGCGTGCGCAAGGTGAAGCGCGAACGCAATTCGGTCGCGGTCAGGGAAGCGCTCACGCGAATTGGCGAGGCGTGCCGCTCGGGCGAGAATCTGATGGAGCCGATTTGCGAAGCGGTGCGCCGCGACGCGACCGTTGGCGAAGTCAGCGATATTTTCCGCGCCGAGTTCGGCGTGTATACGGATCCAGGCTGGCTCTAA